The genomic stretch TGAAGCCCTAAGGATCTACCTGTGTTTAAACACCCCACCCCAGCACTGGCATTACAAACAACACCTTGCCTGGCTGTTTTAAAGTGGGGTCCATAGTTAGAACTCAAGTATTTGTACTTTCAGGCCACAGCAATCAGGTTAACCGAATTACTTCCTAGCACCACAGTTTGTTTTGGTTccatgcttctttcttttttgcaagACTAAGAACTAGGGACCCATGCCTGCCAGGCAAGGGCTCTACCTCTGGATCCCAAGCCCAGCCTTTCATTacatttttatgcatgtatataatgtacTCATATCAAATTTCACTAACCTCTCTTATATCGTCTTCTCCTCCAACTTTCTCATCAAAAACAGAGTAGTTTTTGTCCATTTTATTGATAATAGTCATTGACTCCTAACCATTAAATCTGGGACTACGTGATAAAACACGGCTCACTACTGGATGCACAGATTCAAagtcaaaaaaataataatttcattatCCTAAAGATGCAGGCTATATGATATTTTAGACAACTTTTCAATGCAAACTATACCACCACAAAAGCCTGACCTTTTAAGAAAATACTAAACACATGCTAAAAATGACTTAGAATGTGATTTATCATAGAGGATACTATTTTTGACAGGGATATTATCTTTTAATAATAGTCAAGGCCTTGGCCTTACCTTTCATCCCTAAACATAGGGCTTCACTTTCTCAGTAGGAAACAACTATCTCAGTAgattttctaaaaattaaaatgattcttTTAGAGGAAATTCTGTATTTATTGTGTAAaggatttatatttattaatcaaggatacaaacaaaaatgaagactaTTAAAATTACCCAAAATGTTGACAGTTGATATGAACTATTATTTCAACTTGGTGAGGAAAATGTAGCTAAAGTAATCAAGATAAGTTCCATTAAATTCATAAGGAAACTACAATAGTTTTGACACCATTAATCATAACCTTTCAAATAACAAAGAATAATCAGTATAAATGCCTTAGTTTGGAGATAAAAATACATTGTGTGTGGAATGCTGATGTGTCAAAGGTAGTGGGCCTTGGTCTTTGTGCTCTGCACCCAAAGCCTGAGACAGTTGCAACCTACCCAGAAATGCTGATGATGGGTACCATCTGATGACTAGCTggaatgaaattataaaatatgaCTGCTTATCAACAGAGACTAATAAAACATTTCCCTTATTGGTGCAGATTATATAAACAAGCCAGATAATCTTTACTATTAAGAAGCCCACTGAGGGAGGCCAATTTTCTATCACACTACATCAATAGCAAATTCATAAAATTTCCATTAATAACACTGTTATCAAAATAGCAAATTCACAGCACTTCTCACAGTTCccacactgaaaaataaaattcaagagaAACATGGTATTATTTCATTTACAATTTACTAGCTTTTCCAGTGTTTCAGAGATACAGGGGTACACCAATAAGACAGAAATGGACATTGAACACAATACACAAATATCTTGAATCAGTCTTCTGGAGCATTTTTTCAAGCTAATAAGAAGTCAGTCTCCATCCAAGCAATGGTAAAACTCACAAGGGTAACCTTagcatgtaaaaattaaaaaaaaaaaaaaaaaaaacaaggttaaTTCAGTGTTACCTAAATTACATCATCTATATTTGCCCGCATCCTGGTCTATTCCCACTAGTGAAGACCTCCCAATATGCCCCCAGGCTGTATCCCAGTTAACATGTGACAAGTACCCCAGAGAATAATTCAGCCAGTAACAACTGTCCCCCACAtctggtttattattattattattattatttaccaaGAAAGCTCCAGTACTAAGCACTGACTACAGCTGTATAGTGAATGAAAATTAAGGTCTAGGGGAAACACCAATATTAGTCAAGGGCAGGACGGATTTTCTTTTACACTTTATTAAAGGGCATGGTTAGATTATTTGTTTTAACTCTAGGTCAAAATACGTGAGAAAGGAGACATCTTATAATATTTAGGTTGGCATGTGTAGGTGAACACTTAATCCAGAAATGTTCTTTTATGCACAAATGTTTGAAAATGCAAGCACAGATAAGCTACATAAATACTTTCAGGCCAGCCTTGCAGATAGAAACCTGACCTGTCCAAACAGTGCCTAAACAACAACAAGAGGATTTAAATAAGCCACTGGAGGAGACTATGAGAAACTTAATTCATAAGTGCAAGCTAACATAAATATCAATATGAACAgcattaaaaactaaaatgaacGTACCTTAAAATTGGAGAAAAATAAGGCCGTGTGTATACTGGTTATACTATCTCATACTGGTTATTTGTTATGGCACGAGAAAGACAGTACGCAAGAAAGATTCCAATTAACTGAAgagaaaatatgaacaaaattaaacacacatgcacacacacacattcctgaaTGGAAATTGAAGAGCTCAGGATATAGATGTAGTCTCATTTTATTTGTAATTCACCAGTCATTTCCTTTCTTGAGTTTTTTCTACATGATTATGTCTGCTACTTCTGCAGTGCCTAGGTCACATTCAAAGAATCTAAAATGCCTTACTATTTCACTAGCCATGAACCAGAACTTCATAACCAACACTAAGGGAAAATTCAGGAGTCATGGGATTTAGGGAAATCCTCAGCTaccaaaaagaaaaggatgatTTTGTTTACAATACGCATGTTATCAAGTGACATCCCAACCAATGTGAGAAggtaatttcttggatgtttttgtgCTGTCCAATAAAACAGACAATAGCCTTGTGTGGCTACCGAGGACTTAAATGTAGTTAAAACAACCAGGGTTATAATTTTATCTAATAATTAGAATGAAGAAGGCTAATTGCTATTGCACTGATACAGATTTAGATAGTAAGATACAttactttataaatattttaggaCTAGCCTTGCATTAGTCTTACTTCTATAACATTATTTGTGTATggaaaaaaatactttataatTTCCCTCCAAATCACAATATCAAACTTTTCATGCTACAGTGATCAGTACAACTCATTAAAAACTCAATCTATAAAGTGACAAAATAATAAGCACATATGAAATAGAGGCTTGTATGCTCTATAAACAACCCACCAGGCAGTTGCAGCCCAGGAAAGAAAGACTCTAATAAAGTTTTAGAACCTTGACTGATCACAGAGAAAAAACAAGATTTCGATCAAACTCATGTTTTGACAAAACATGAGGGTACTGCATCTGCCCCAAGTTAACTGTTTTCAGAAAATATGTACCAGGTCTGGGACATAGCTCTGTGGCAGAATGCTTGAATACTATTGGTAAGACTCTTGGttcaacacacaaacacacacacactcactcacacacacacaaacacatatgtgcGTGAGTGTGAATTTAAGCTATGTACACTATATGCTTTCTGCTAGGATTACATTCTAAATCTTTTACAGATTCAAAGCATGACTAACTATGACAATGGAAATTAAAATTTAGAGGggattttttttgcttctttttttttttgggggggggacaggggagagacagggttttattgtatagtcctggttgtcctggaaatcactcagtagaccaggctggtcttgaactcagaaatctgcctgtgtctgcctcccaagtgctggtaatAATGGCATGTGCTACTACTACCCAGAAAAATTTAGAGTTATTTGTAGTTGTATAAAACAAAGGATCCAGAAAACCTTTcacttatataaaaataaaaataaacaagttaattacaaacaaaataaagaatatacACCCAACGTAAGTTCCATGACTTCACCATAAGAAAACCCATACTGTGATGGGTAAATGACTGCTTTGTGAAAAAACATGACTTTTCTCACATTGTCTTCACTATCCAATCCCTTGGAGCAAAACCTTCATGTCTTAAAAGTGAAACCCAGCTGAGTGTGGtgggtggtacatgcctttaatggcATCATTTGACTTAGCAGAGGCTGGTAAATCTTTTTGCGTTTtaggacagccttgtctacatactgagttaaaaaccagaaaaaaaaaatcttatacatacaaaaataaaacatttcccaaagaacaaagaaaacctaCCTGGAAGCAAGCAACACCAAAAGAAATTCCAGCAACGACTCCCATTTCTGACTCTATAATTGCCATTACCTTTATGAAACAACCctaataggagagaaaaaaaaaaaacattaagtacAAACAAGAGAGCTGTGCTTTTCTTACTGGTGATAATAACTTTAATCATTCAGCTGTCCACAGAAGATGGTCTTGAACTACTATTAGCCTTGATTATCATTTTACTGAAATCTAGCCTGTTTCATCTGCTCTCAGTCTCAGCTAGTTCCACCTTCTGGATTTTGCATTGAAAAGTTACTTGCTAGTTGTATGAAATGAAAAACCAGCTCCCCTACAAACTTCAGATTTtgtatattcatgcatgtaaaaATTAAGTCCACTTTGTATTCCATTCAATAAATCCTCAGATACTATCAAATAAAAAAGTCCTAAAAGGATTCTTACCTCTTCGTTGACTTTATCTGCATCTCTCTGTGGAGAACAATCCTCCAGTTTACAGCAGCTTTTGGGAAATCCTGTTTCTGAGTAATAATTAGTACCTTTCCAATCTCTGTAATTGGTGACACCGCAACAAtgcaactgagaaaaaaaatgtaaaaagcgTTTGTTGTTCATATTATTGGTTTGCAGCCAAACATGTAACCTAACATAATTTTCTATTGTAATAATGTGCTCAAACCAATATGTACTATACTCAGTGATTCTCTTCTTGATTAATTCAAAAGACTGGCACTTGAGTCtaacaataaatattaaagttttagACTGTCGTTAGGGCCTTGTTGTAGTTGGCCCTAACAGTATTTGTCTGTGatgtaaatggaaagaaagagaacaaagacaCATGGGTAGAATAACACATAGCTATGCCTTATCATCCCACACTACTTTTCCACACAAGGAGGAACCACCCAGCACCCTAGCTCCATCCTTCCCTTGGAAGCATTAAGGAATATGTTTCCCTCTAGAAAACACACCAACCCTCACCACTTACAGTACTTTGAATCTTGTCTACAGCTTCACTTCTATAGTCTCTTGTGGAGTTGTACTCCTTCAAAGCGTTTTCATAGTTATTTTTAAAGCTGTTCTTAATCTGTATCCGAAAAACAAAATGCCAATAAACaaatattctagaaaatatttaatgtttctaTATCAAGCAAGTTATTCTCATGTCTGGCTAACGGTTTTATCTTTGATGTGTGGTAAATTAACTTCCATGGTCCAATTCTGTCTGTTAAGTGACATAGTTTGGATGAAAGGACTATTAAGTAAAAcattacaatataatataatatctaCACATTCAAGGTGTGATGAGAGCATGTACTTATCAATGTGCGCTGCTCTTTGACCCTTCAACTTTGTCCATGTACAAGTCAGACACCTATGGAACTGATTCTCACTAACAATTCAAATAGCACTTGAATACACTTTCCCTCCTTGTCAAATGGCTTCTCAACAGTGCCATGTTTACTTGATTTTAATATATGAATATTAAACTTTTGGTTATTTGCATTAATTATATCTTTTCAAATTGTGACTTATGGAAAGGTATTAATTTTCTCTTATAAACTTTGCATTTTACTTTCCTATTAGTAAAGTTATAAAACTCTAATAGGTGCTTATACAACAAATTATGACTAGAAACTGGTATGATATGGTTATCACTTTCTTCTAATGATTATCAATCCTACAAATGTTTAATATTCATTTACATTAAAAGTATGTGAGCATTTTTACTAGAAAGCCACTCTTGTCAGATACAGGTTGAAAGATTAGCTTGAAATACAGATTGAAGTGGTTGTTTAAAATATTGAAAGCTGTCGAACTGTGCTATTTAACCTATTTATCTAAGATGAAAggataaattttaatatactaTGATTGTCTAATTCAAGCTTACCTCATGTCTGAAAACAAATCCTACAATGGCGGCAACTAGTTCGACCAAAAAAATGAGTGTCAGAAACATTGCATACTGTGgagtaaaaaaatttttaaatttcaagttAGTACAAATAAGACTCATGACAGATGAAAACGGGGAGGTATCTGGAATTCTGAGCAATCAATTTAACATATTTTATTGAAAAGAGCAGGGAAAGCAATATCAAAATGTCTACTTAAATATGGAAGCTGGCAGCAGGACGATTtcgggttgttttgtttttcataaggAACATGAAAAAGTTTAAGCAGCTTCAGCCAGTTCCGAGAAACAAAGACATAAGGCTAGAACATGTACAACTTTCCTAGGAAAACCAAGAGTAGtctaaagaaatcaaagactcaCCAGTTTCAGCATCCATGCAGAAGCTCGACAGGTAGCAAAACAACCAAAGGTGCCCAAGAGAATAATGACAGTACCAGTGCCAATAAGCACAAAAGGCACATTGGTGGCCTTCTCATTTAAGagggaaaaataattttccaGGCTAACCTTTCCCCAAATGCCAATGGCAAGAAGGATGACACCAGTAATCTACGTGAGAAATCAGAGAAAGGAACAATTAGGCACCTTACAAGCTTGTATCTTCCATCACAAACCCAGGAAGCATTTGTGCCTATGAGAATTAATTTATCAGTCTGATTGCCACGGTGGCTAGGATATTTGAGATTGTGGGGATCTGGTATGGAAAAGGTAAAAAAATGTTCTGCAAATAAAGGAAGGTTTTGGACAAGTCATCTTCCTTGTCCACATAAGGACATAAATCcatctgttttattttggcatacATGTCTAGAGATCAAAAGTTCTTTAAGCAATTTACTCCAGTCTGAGAAAAAAAACCATCCTGTAAGCGGGAGGGTCAAAAGAGTTTCTGGATTACAGAAACTTCTCGAATCCCTCATCCCAATTTTTAGGGATGGACAGAATACAAAGGAATAGTACACAAAAGAAAACCCAAGGACAGAATGACAGGAATAGAGTCACACCATCCTTACCTGTGAAAAAACCTCTTAGGAAGCAGTGAAAAGAAAGATACTATTATGCAAAAGACCCCTCAAAGGAGGGAAACAAGCCTCTCCTCTCTGAAGGTTCAGAGACACCTCACGAGCTCTAGGGGCCTTATAACTCCTCTCTTCTCCAGTACAGACCTCGATCTCCTCAGACATCCGAGTGCCACTTCAACCACGCATCTCACATCAAGACTCCACGATGCCTTCCCCAGCTCCAATCTTGGGGACCCCGCCTCTATGGCCTAGGCCAACTCATCGCCATTGCTGGGGTCTAGGGAACCACAGCCGCCCAAACCTCATCCCACTCCAGACCTGAGAGTCTCCGCTCGAGTCACATCCACCATCTAAGTCAGGATTCCCCGGCCGTTCCCGTGTCTCACCCAAAAGATGAAAGTGTAGATCAAGAGAACGCTTTTGAAACAAGTAATGACTGGTTTAGTCTGCAGCCTCCGAGATGGGGACGCCATGACTAGCCGGAGACCCTGCGCCTCCGCAGCAGATCAGCTTGAGCCAGCCAGGCTCGGGAGTTCCCGAGTTTCCCCGGAAACTGCCGAAAACTTACGAGAATCTGAAACTGAAAAGAGCCAGAAACACAAGACAATTTTCTAGAGGGTCAAGTCAAAGAAGCTGTCCGGTAAGCTGCGACAATTTCGGAGCGCCCCCTGCTGAACCTTACTGAAAACTATATATAAGGTTCTAGtggttgcttctctctctctctctctctctctctctctctctctctctctctctctctctctctccctctccctctctctctctctctctctctctctctctctcctcccatggAATCTTTCCGTGTCAaacccacccttcttcccctagACGTTTTTTGCTTCATCGTAGGTTGTCTATCACAGCCTGCAGTGCTGGAAGTTCCAGCCTCCCAGGTCCCTAGTGccctaaaagaaaataataaaatcaataatCAGATTGCCCTCCACTTGAATATGATTTTTGATTCTCATAGGAACAACAGGGTAGGGATATTGTCTTCTTCTAATCAGATTCATAGTACTTACATAAAATGTACATAAATGCAAATGAATTAATGAAGTTATATAACCACCCTGGTGTTCCATTTTACTGTGGTGCATTAGTTTATTCCTTAGTGTTTTCTTTCTAGaaatggaggaaaggagaaatcaaaaggaggaaaaaaaacattatgGTGTGCAAAGACTTAATGTCAATATGTtgactgatatatatatatatttttttttccttcaaaaaaatACCCTTTCATGAGAAAATGGTAATGTCTGGAGAATCTAAGTTGAAATTAACACTGATCACACAAATTGAATGTTCTTTTGTTTATACAATGAGACATAGCAGTGAAGTTTTATAATTGGATATACAGACATTTAAAATGTGAGAATGAAATGTGCTATTTTCTCCTGCTAAATCATGTGTGTAGGTACTTGCTTTGGTGTTATTATGAACACGTTCATCTATATACTGTTACATCATAGAATACATATTGAGGTCTTGTTTCTTAACTAAAGTACAATCTTTGAGAGCAGAGATGGTTAAGCGTGTAGTATTGCTACAGGGTTAGAAGGCAATGCCAGTGCTTATCCAATCTACCTCATATTCAATACAGACTTAACAGCCAGGTTATGTATTCACAGAAGACAAGTGGATGATCAAatttttctatttgaaaattaTTCTACTTGAAACATGCTACTACAGAATCAGAGGTCAGAAAAGAAGTTTCATTGACTTGACTATGAAGAGTTTTCCTGTGCTTTAAATATTGACCCAGGATGAGTTCCTATAACATCCAACCAGACATCTGTAGTCCAAGGAAACAACACTTGGAAGATGAGTTACTCCATTGCCAGGCTTTATACTAAATTTTatcccaaaaataaaaaatgcaaggaaaatgaagtctctctctctctctctctctctctctctctctctctttcccccgtgtgtgtgtgtgtgtgtgtgtgtgtgtgtgtgtgtgtttaaatcatCAGGAAACAGAAATTCAGCTTTTAAGATCTATTTACCATAGCTACAGTAAAGCAATTAGGGTGAACAGGCTGTAAGTATATGGAAAGTTTCATTCTGATGCTAACTGACCCTTTCTGAGCATTCctgtattaaaaacaacaaacatcaAGGGAAGTCTTGCTAACTCCTTGTCATCCTAAACAGAAAGTTTCCTCTGAAGTTTAGATTTGTTCCTTGGCCTGTGAGGTATTTTTGTTGTAAGCCTGAGAGCAAAGTAATATTTCTGTGGCTGAatcaaaaacaaaatagctaaaGCTAAAAGACACATCTTATTTCCAAGAATGTGTTGACTTTTCCTTCTCTCCATTCCTCTGCCACTCACAACACTGCTTTGTTTGCAAAACATTCAGTGCCAAACTAAACCAAAAGCCAACATGAAAATTAGTATTCCTATGGCCACAACACCTTGTACAACTGCTTTCTGCCTTGCTACACTAGCTTTCCCCTTGCCATGCCACCAAATCCAGAAGTCCAGTTTAGTTAAAATGTAGGCTGGCATCTGGatcccaaaccaaaccaaagggaCAGGTAATCCCATCTAAAGCAAGTTAACATGTTTCTCCAGGCCATAAGATAAGTTTATTCTTTCAAGTATTAATAATGACTGCAGTACTGAGCACCATGTACCAACCATTGTCACTAAGCCCTTGATACCTGCTCCCTTCTACCTACATCACAAAATTCCTATTATGAGCTCAAATCTACTAGTCTCCTTACTTTACAGATGAAAAACCAGGTTCAAAGAGGCTAAAGTAACTTGCCTAAGACTAAGCCCAAAATAACCCATCAGACCCAGGGCACTCTCTGAAATGAGATATgactaatgacaaaaaaaaaacctacttgaTTTGTATAGAGCCAAGTTTGTTGTAGCTCAGACTTTGAATCACAAATAGGTGCTCTGTGGAGTCCCTGAAGGGTACTGCTGCCTCTAGTTCCAGCTTGCTCTTGGGGAGAGAGAAGGTTTATCTTTGCTTTTGCCTTTGCTCCAACAGTCCAATCACCCAGGGAGTAATACTATCTCCGAGTGGTGAGGCAGAGAATGCAatctgttgttgaatattaatatttgctattgatttatcttttagttaaacagtggttattcttaAAAGAGCTCTAAACAAAAATCACCACATGATGCCATCTCCAAGACCTACAGCTAC from Meriones unguiculatus strain TT.TT164.6M chromosome X, Bangor_MerUng_6.1, whole genome shotgun sequence encodes the following:
- the Tspan6 gene encoding tetraspanin-6 isoform X1, whose amino-acid sequence is MASPSRRLQTKPVITCFKSVLLIYTFIFWITGVILLAIGIWGKVSLENYFSLLNEKATNVPFVLIGTGTVIILLGTFGCFATCRASAWMLKLYAMFLTLIFLVELVAAIVGFVFRHEIKNSFKNNYENALKEYNSTRDYRSEAVDKIQSTLHCCGVTNYRDWKGTNYYSETGFPKSCCKLEDCSPQRDADKVNEEGCFIKVMAIIESEMGVVAGISFGVACFQLIGIFLAYCLSRAITNNQYEIV
- the Tspan6 gene encoding tetraspanin-6 isoform X2, translating into MLKLYAMFLTLIFLVELVAAIVGFVFRHEIKNSFKNNYENALKEYNSTRDYRSEAVDKIQSTLHCCGVTNYRDWKGTNYYSETGFPKSCCKLEDCSPQRDADKVNEEGCFIKVMAIIESEMGVVAGISFGVACFQLIGIFLAYCLSRAITNNQYEIV